The Drosophila innubila isolate TH190305 chromosome 2R unlocalized genomic scaffold, UK_Dinn_1.0 1_C_2R, whole genome shotgun sequence DNA window GATCAGCATcgacatcgtcatcatcatcgccatcgccatcgacatcgacatcgttATCATCGTCGGAGCCAGAGGCGGCAGATGAGGTTGCCTGCTCACTGCGTCGCATCGGTGGCGTGTTGGCATTCACATGAAccgtgttgttattgttgggtacgtcgttgttgttgtccaggTTGTCATCCGTATTGGAGGCCGCATTGACGGTAACCGCATCAAGAGCCACAAACAGCGGAGTACTACCGCCAGCATCAGCACCAGACTGTGCTCCTCCAGCGGCAGCCTCATCCTCATTCTGATAGTTGGACATGGCTACCTGATATGATGGTGGCGGTGCCTGCTTCAAATACTGAGCAATGGCCTCATCATAATTGGGCAACAGCGTGGAATATGCACGCTCCTCGGCACCAAAGCCGCCACCACCAAGTCCACCATGGAGCACAGTATCTGTCATTACGCATGGCAACAGGCTGCGCAAGTGTTGCTGCCGGAGAGTCAAGTACTTGTAGCATCGCCAGACAATGCCGATGCAGTAGGCTTTAAGGAACACAATGCACACAAAGACTACGAGCACAACAAGCACGAGCTCCTCTTGGGGCAGCTTCAACAACTTCTCGCGCCATGGCAGCCGATGCGACTCGGAAATGATGCGATGCATGGTGTGAAGATAGCAAAGGTAACCAGCGGCCGTCAAACTATCAAAGGTTAAAACGATATCAAATATTAGCAATTacgtgtaattaattaatttgaactcACGTGGTAATGGCAAAGTCAAACAATTGCAGACAGAAGAAGGGCAACAAATGAGACGGTTTGCCCTTGATGGTGCCATAGATCATCATCAGCGTAATGGCTATCATGCAGGTGCAGACCAAGCCACCCATGTCAAAGTTCTCTGTAAAAGTGCACAGTTGCTAGGTTAACAATCGATTCTTAGAGCAGCTCTAACGTCCGACTGCTTACGGTAACGCTTACGATAGTTGAGGGAGTGATCACGATAGGCGTAGGGGGGATCCACCTTGCTGAGAGGTGTGGGCAAGGCAGGCGCATTAAGATCGACTGTGAAATCGTGACTGCCGCTTTCCAATTCATCCATCATATCCGGGTTGCGCCAAATGACGGCGAGAACGCTGAGGGCAAGAATGTTGAGGAACTGCAAATAACAAGAATAgtgaaatgttatttaattgctGGACACAAAGCTGCTTTGCAGCTTAGTCAGAAATACTTTGATTATTtgctaatattaaaaaatatatttgcatagtAATAAAATGTAGTCTATGGATCACGAATCGCGAACAGTTGCTAATGAGCACTGTCCTCCATCTGCTTGGCAATTCTCTGGCAACAGTAGCACACCTCGGAGACATCCACTGGCTGTAAGGATTGCCAGTAATCTTTGTGCAGCGTTTGCAA harbors:
- the LOC117783976 gene encoding tetraspanning orphan receptor isoform X1 produces the protein MFRIRVKMGPQRNHNNNNNNGGGNSNNNRINKEWTCCFGLHVHTATLMIGLWHLFLNILALSVLAVIWRNPDMMDELESGSHDFTVDLNAPALPTPLSKVDPPYAYRDHSLNYRKRYQNFDMGGLVCTCMIAITLMMIYGTIKGKPSHLLPFFCLQLFDFAITTLTAAGYLCYLHTMHRIISESHRLPWREKLLKLPQEELVLVVLVVFVCIVFLKAYCIGIVWRCYKYLTLRQQHLRSLLPCVMTDTVLHGGLGGGGFGAEERAYSTLLPNYDEAIAQYLKQAPPPSYQVAMSNYQNEDEAAAGGAQSGADAGGSTPLFVALDAVTVNAASNTDDNLDNNNDVPNNNNTVHVNANTPPMRRSEQATSSAASGSDDDNDVDVDGDGDDDDDVDADLEIIDADEDLMECKLPPPPPPYNDVNDAQVQMPSPSRLNRQVNIPGQVPGRNESQA
- the LOC117783976 gene encoding tetraspanning orphan receptor isoform X2, coding for MFRIRVKMGPQRNHNNNNNNGGGNSNNNRINKEWTCCFGLHVHTATLMIGLWHLFLNILALSVLAVIWRNPDMMDELESGSHDFTVDLNAPALPTPLSKVDPPYAYRDHSLNYQNFDMGGLVCTCMIAITLMMIYGTIKGKPSHLLPFFCLQLFDFAITTLTAAGYLCYLHTMHRIISESHRLPWREKLLKLPQEELVLVVLVVFVCIVFLKAYCIGIVWRCYKYLTLRQQHLRSLLPCVMTDTVLHGGLGGGGFGAEERAYSTLLPNYDEAIAQYLKQAPPPSYQVAMSNYQNEDEAAAGGAQSGADAGGSTPLFVALDAVTVNAASNTDDNLDNNNDVPNNNNTVHVNANTPPMRRSEQATSSAASGSDDDNDVDVDGDGDDDDDVDADLEIIDADEDLMECKLPPPPPPYNDVNDAQVQMPSPSRLNRQVNIPGQVPGRNESQA